From the Anaeromyxobacter dehalogenans 2CP-1 genome, the window GGGCGTCGCGGGCGTGGTCGAAGCGCACCTTGCGGAAGGAGTCGAGCCCGTGGCAGGCGGTGCAGCCCTCGGCGCGCGTGCGCGCCTCGAACTGGCGGCCGTGCGGGTCCTTGTGGCAGCTGCGGCAGTCGGAGGGGCGCTGCAGATCCAGCGCCGCGAGGCTCACCGTCACCGGCCGGCGGTGGCGTCCGAGCTCCTCCCGGACCCGCGCCGGCACCTTCGCGGCGAGGCGCGCGTCCTTCGGGTGGCACAGCGCGCACGCCACCGCGCGGTGGGCGCCCTCCAGCCGGTAGGCGGTGCGATCGTGGTCCTCCGGCTCGAACCGTGCCGGGAGGAACCGGTCCACGCCGTGGCAGCGGTCGCAGGCGCGCGGATCGGCCGCCCCGGCCGCGGCGCCGGCCGTCGAGGCGGGCCGCGGGGCCCCGCCGCCGGGCGGCGCGGCGCGGGCGAGCTGGCCCACGTGCGCGTCGGCGTGGCAGTCGGTGCAGCGCGCGAACGCGATCCCCTTGTACCGCGCCTTCTCGCCCGGCCACGGGCCGTGGCACGCCTCGCACGCCACCGTCGCGTGCGCGCCGCGCAGCGGGTAGCGCGTCTTCTCGTGGAAGGCGCGCTTCGCGCCGAGCCCGGTCACCTGCTTCCAGTCGGCGGTGACGTGGCAGCTCGCGCAGGCCTGGCCGAGCCGGTCCTGGTGTGGATCCTTGTGGCAGTCGGTGCACGCCTGGAACGGCACGCCCTTGTAGCGCGCGGTCGCCGCCGACCGGACCGGCGGCGTCATGCCGGGGCCGGGCGCGCCGGCGGCCTCCACCACGTCCGCGTGGCACTTCGCGCAGGCCACCCGCACGTGCTTGCCGTCGAGCCGGTAGGCGGTGCGCGCGTGGTCGAAGCGCGCCGCCGGCTTCCAGGCGTCCTCGCCGTGGCAGCGCGCGCAGTCGGGACCGAGCTGGCCCCGGTGCTCGTCGAAGTGGCAGGCGGCGCAGCGCTGCGGCGCGCCCAGGCTGGTCCGGCGCTCCGGCTGCTTGCGCAGCATCTCGGCCACCGCCGGGTCCGCCACGAGGCGCGGGTCGTGGCAGCGGGCGCAGTCCACCCGCCGGTGCTTGCCGCGCAGCTCGAGCCCGGCGCGGGCGTGGTCGAAGCCCTTCTTCCCGCCCGGCCCCCAGTCCACCAGCGCGAAGTCGCGGCCCTGGTGCTCGTGGTGGCACTTCTCGCAGGCGCGCTCCGCCGCGGGGATCCGGCCGTGGAACCCCTGGCCGCGCGCGACGCGGTCCTTCAGCTCGGTGTGGCAGGCGAGGCAGGTGTCCGCCGAGAGCTGCTGCCCGGCGAGGTGGCACTTCGTGCAGCTCTGGAGGCCCTCCAGGTCGCGGTGGGGGCGGGAGAGCGGGCCGGGCGAGAACACGTCGGCGGCCGCCGGGGTGGCCAGCGCGAGCGACGCGAGGAGCGCTGCGGTCGAGGGTTTCACCGGTGGAGGAGCCCGTAGCCGAGGTAGAGGGAGACGCCGATGTGCGCGGCGATGACGAGGACCAGGAACCCGGCCAGGGAGGCGTGGAACACGCGCCAGCCGCGGAGCAGTCGCTTCAGCGAGGCGTAGAAGCGGATCTGCCAGCGCAGCCGGGCCAGCGCGACCAGCGTCGCCCGGAACTCGGCGTGGTGGCCGGTGCCGCGGAAGCTTCCGCGCACCCGCAGCAGCCGCAGCCGGAGCAGGAGCGACTCCGCCGGCATGCGCACGAACAGCAGCGCCAGCGAGCCGGCGCGGACCGGCGCGGTGGCGCGGTCGAGGAGCGCGCGGGCCGGCGCACCGGCCTCCTGCAGCAGCGGGCCGAGCGCGGCGCGGGAGCGCTCGAAGCGCGCCAGCAGGTCGGCCAGCTCCACCGCCTTCCCCCCGTCCGACGGGACCGCGCCGTAGATGAACCGGCCGACGATCCCGGTGCCCACCACGATGCAGAGCGCGCCCGCCGTGCCGGTGGCGAGCAGGTTGTTCGACTGGAACGCGGCGTGGAACGCGATGACGAGCGGGCTCATGAAGCCCACGAACACGTGGAAGTCGAGCCAGCCGCGGATGCTCCCCAGCGGCGCGAAGCGCTTCCAGCGCTTGCGGACCGCGTAGAGGAAGTTCGAGAGCATGAACAGCGTCGCCGCGATGCCGACGCCGTGGCCCCATGGCCCGGCGGGCTTCATCGAGGGGTGGAGCGGCGATCGGAGGCGCTCCACCCGCGCCAGCGGGTAGTACTCGCGCCCCTTCCACGCCAGCACCGCCAGGATCACCAGGCCGGCGAGCGCGTAGGCGGCGTGGAAGGCGCGGCGGCGGCGCCGTCCGGCCGCGGTGCGCGACGCGCCGGCGGCGGGCCGGGCGCCGGCGGCGCCGGGTGCGGCGGGCCGCGGGCGCGCGGGCCGGTGGACCTGTCCGGGCGCCTCGCCGTGGTAGCGCCGCAGCGCCACGCCCGCCTTCGAGAGCAGCTCCACCGGCAGCTCGCCCCCGACGTTCACCACCACGAAGTCGTTCTCCAGCGTGGCGGCGCGCCCGCCCACTTCGAGGACCACCTGGCGCGGGCGGATGGCCGTCACCTGCGAGCCGAGCAGCACGCGCACGCGGCGCGCCGCGGCGAGCTCCTGGAGCCGCGCGCGGTTCGCCTCGCGGCAGCGCGCCAGCTCGGCGCCGCGGTACGAGAGCGTCACCTCCGCGCTCGACTCGGTGGCGAGCTGGATGGCCGCCTCGAGCGCCGAGTCTCCGCCACCCACCACCAGCACGCGGTTGCCGTCGAACGCCTCCGGGTCGAGCAGGCCGTACAGGACCTTCTCCTGCTCCTCCCCGGGCACGCCCAGCCGCCGCGGCGTGCCGCGGCGCCCGACCGCCAGCACCACCTTCGACGCCTGCACCGTGCCGCGCTCGGTGCGAAGCTCGAAGCGGCCGTCCTCGCCGTCGAGGCCGGTGACCTTGACGCCCTCCTCCACCGGGATGCCGGCCTTCGCGAGCACGCGCTGCCACGACGCGAGCAGCTCCTCCTTGCTGATGAGGCGCTTCCCGAACCGGCCCACCAGCGGCAGCTCCACCGGCTCGGTCATCGCCACCTTCTTGCGCGGATAATGGGCGATCGACCCGCCCATGGTGCCCTGCTCGAGGAGGCGGAACGGGACGCCGCGCGCCTTCAGGCCGAGCGCGGTCGCGATGCCGGCCGGACCGGCGCCCACCACCGCGACCGGCGCCTGCCGCGACGCGGTCTCGGCCAGCCGCTCCGCCACCTGGAGCCCCTGCTGGATCGCGTTCTTGATGAGCCCCATCCCGCCCAGCTCGCCGACGACGTGCACGCCGGGCCGGGAGGACTCGAAGAACGCGTCGACCTCGGGCAGGTCCACGCCGCGCTCGGCGGTGCCGAACACCAGCCGGATCGCGCCGACCGGGCACTCGGCGGCGCAGCGCCCGTGGCCGATGCAGTGGTCGGCGTGCACCAGCTTCGCGGCGCCGTCCACGATGCCGAGGATGTCGCCCTCCGGGCACGCGCGCAGGCAGGAGAGGCTGCCGATGCAGACGTTCGGATCGATGATCGGGTGGAGCGAGCGGGCCAGGTGCTGGCCGCGGGCGCGCTTCGCCTCGAGCTCGGCCGCGTCGCGGCGCTCGCGGGCCCAGCGCCGGCCGAGGTGGCCGCCCGCGAGCAGGCCGACGCTGGCGAGGGAGCCGGAGACGATCCAGAGGGTGGCGAGGTCCATGAGGTTCGGGCGCGGCGGCAGCCCTGTCGCACGCTCGCGGGATTGACCTCGATCAGCAAGGCCCGGCCACGCGGGTCCCCGTCAGGGAGCGTTTGACCGTGCGTGAGGTGCGCACCCGCGCTCGCGACCGCGTCTCAACGGCGCGCAGGCGTCCGGCCGCCCCTCCCGGCGGCGACCGCCGTCGCGTCCGCTTGACAGGAGGCGCGTCCGCTTCTAAGGATGTCCGCTATAACGGAATCCGCCGGACGTCCGGCGGGAGCGAGGGCGCATGCGGATCGCGGACGACGTCACGAAGCTCATCGGAAACACGCCGCTGGTGCGGCTCAACCGGATCACCGACGGCGCCCGGGCGACCGTGGTGGCGAAGCTGGAGAGCTTCAACCCCGCCTCCAGCGTGAAGGACCGCATCGGCGTGGCGATGATCGAGGCGGCCGAGCGCGACGGGAAGATCAAGCCGGACACCATCCTGCTCGAGCCGACCAGCGGCAACACCGGCGTCGGCCTGGCGTTCGCGGCCGCGGCCAAGGGCTACAAGCTCGTCCTGACGATGCCCGACAGCATGAGCCTGGAGCGGCGGCGGCTGCTGGCCGCGTTCGGCGCGAAGCTGGTGCTCACGCCGGGCGCCGAGGGCATGAAGGGCGCCATCGCGAAGGCGCAGGCGCTCGCGGCCGAGGATCCGCGGCACCTCATCCTCCAGCAGTTCGAGAACCCGGCCAACCCCGAGATCCACCGCCGCACCACCGCGGAGGAGATCTGGCGCGACACCGACGGCAAGGTGGACATCGTCGTCGCCGGGACCGGCACCGGCGGGACGCTCACCGGCGTCGCCCAGGTGCTGAAGGCACGCAAGCCGTCGCTCCGCATCGTGGCCGCCGAGCCTGCCGACTCGCCGGTGATCTCCGGCGGCAAGCCGGGGCCGCACAAGATCCAGGGCTGGGGGCCGGGCTTCGTGCCGAAGGTGCTCGACACCTCGCTCATCGACGAGGTGATCACGGTCCAGAACGCCGACGCCGGCGACTTCGGGCGCCGGCTCACGCGCGAGGAAGGCATCCTGTCCGGCATCTCCTGCGGCGGCGCGGCCTGGGCGGCGCGCGAGCTGGCACGGCGGCCCGAGAACGCGGGCAAGCTCATCGTGGTGGTGCTGCCCGACACCGGCGAGCGGTACCTGACGACGTGGCTGTTCGAGGAGGCGCCCGCGGCCTAGCATCGGGCGCAGACGGACGATCCAGCGCGGCGGCGCTCCCGGCCCGGGACACCGCCGCGCTGCGTCATGACCGCGCGTGACAGACGGGCTCCTTGCGGGGCGCCAGCGTTCAGTTGCGACTCGGGCGCCCGCGCCCCTAACTTTTCGCGGCCCTGCCGGCGCCGCCGGCGACCCGGAGACGCGGATCATGACCCAGGCCTCTCGTTCGGAGCTCCGCGCCGAGCTGCTCTCCCGGATCCCGCGGCATTACTCGCCCTGGGTGCACCTGCTCTTCCCGACGGTGGCGGGCCTCGCCATCGCCGCGTTCGCGCTCTCGCGCATCGCGGGCCTCGGGGCGTGGCAGGTCGCCGCCGTTCCGGCCTTCCTCGTGTTCGGCAACGCCGTCGAGTGGACCGCGCACCGCGGGATGCTGCACCGGCGGCTGCGCTTCGCCGAGGTGTTCTACGTTCGCCACACGCCGCAGCACCACGCGGTGTACGTCGCCGACGACATGGCCCTGCGCGACTGGCGAGAGCTGAAGCTGGTGCTGCTCCCGGCCTACGGCCTGCTCGCCATCCTCGCCGTCACCTCGCCGCTCACGCTCGCCTTCGTCTGGCTCCGCCAGCCCAACCTGGCCGCGCTGTGGGTCGCGAGCGTGGTGCTCTACGTGCTCTCCTACGAGTGGCTCCACCTCGCCTACCACCTGCCCCAGGACCGGTGGCTGGCGCGGACCGCGCTCGTCCGCACGCTGCGGCGGCACCACCAGCTCCACCACGCGCCGCACCTCATGCACCGCTGGAACTTCAACGTGACCGTGCCGCTCTGGGACTGGGTCCGCGGGACGGTGTACCAGGCGCCCGCGCCCGGTCCACGCGCCGCGCCGCAGCCCACCGGCGCGGCCGGCCGCGCGCCTTGATCCCGCGCAGTCGGCCGCCGCCCCGTCCGGGAAACGCGACCCTTTACATGAGCCCAAGGGTCGGGTACTAGACCGCGCGACCCCATCGTCTAGAGGCCCAGGACACGGCCCTTTCAAGGCTGTAACCGGGGTTCGAATCCCCGTGGGGTCACTCAGTAATCTCGCAGTCACCCGCTGGACTTGGCCTCCTCCAGCGCCCGTCTCCCGCAGCGCTCCGCGCGTGTCACCGCGCCATGGGCGAACACGCGAGCACCTCCTCTCGAAGCCGGGGGCCGTGGGGGCGGGTCCTCGTGTGCGCTCCCGCCCTCGCCCGCTCTCGCGACGTGGCGAAGGAATGCTCGGCGCGCGACTTCGATCGCAGGACGCGCGCGGATGGCGTCCGATGCACCTGGCGCGCTCGCAAACGAGGCCGCACGTATCGCTGACGCGACGTGCGGCCTCGGACATGCTCGCCGCGCGCACCGGCTGGTTCCGCGCGCGAGAGGTGATCGTCGCGTGCTGCGCCTGCGCTGACCGTCGCGGTCGCGGGCGAGGGCGTCCGCGCTGCGAACCGGGTCCGTGGGAGGCGGCTTCGAGGCACCACGGCGAGGCCTTCGTCCGGGAGCGCCGCCCCCGCGGCCCGCCTCCAGGACAGGGCCCGCAGGAGGCGGCGGCGCGAGGCCCCTTCACGGAGCGCGCCGCGGCCGGCGCCGTGATCCCCGCGCGCGCGCCGCTGATGGCGAACCCACACGTGTCGTGAAGTTGGCGTGCGCGAGCGGCGCGCCGGGGTTATCGGGTCGCTCCGTTCCGCCGATCGCCGGCCCTCGCATCACGCGGGCGGCCTGGACGACCCGGAGGGGGAGACGATGCACCCGCTCACGCATGCACGGGCCAGGCTGATCGCGTTCGGACTGGCGGCCGTCGCTCCTTCCCTCCCGGCCATCGCCGAGACCGGCCGCGCTCCGCCTGCCGCCGCCGCGCGCGCACCCACGGCGGAGCGGGACGGGTCGCACGACTTCGACTTCGAGATCGGGACCTGGAAGACGCGGGTGAAGCGCCTGAAGGCCCCGCTCACCGGCTCGACCACGTGGCT encodes:
- a CDS encoding cytochrome c3 family protein, coding for MKPSTAALLASLALATPAAADVFSPGPLSRPHRDLEGLQSCTKCHLAGQQLSADTCLACHTELKDRVARGQGFHGRIPAAERACEKCHHEHQGRDFALVDWGPGGKKGFDHARAGLELRGKHRRVDCARCHDPRLVADPAVAEMLRKQPERRTSLGAPQRCAACHFDEHRGQLGPDCARCHGEDAWKPAARFDHARTAYRLDGKHVRVACAKCHADVVEAAGAPGPGMTPPVRSAATARYKGVPFQACTDCHKDPHQDRLGQACASCHVTADWKQVTGLGAKRAFHEKTRYPLRGAHATVACEACHGPWPGEKARYKGIAFARCTDCHADAHVGQLARAAPPGGGAPRPASTAGAAAGAADPRACDRCHGVDRFLPARFEPEDHDRTAYRLEGAHRAVACALCHPKDARLAAKVPARVREELGRHRRPVTVSLAALDLQRPSDCRSCHKDPHGRQFEARTRAEGCTACHGLDSFRKVRFDHARDARFPLTGKHERTACGSCHAPDAAGVVRWRGVPQACAGCHADAHAGQLAVKGQGTDCARCHETAGWKAPAPLRFVHQKPFTAFTLDGKHRALACEKCHPAVQVDGTAVRRYRPLPVKCQGCHADFHQGAFRGYVP
- a CDS encoding NAD(P)-binding domain-containing protein; the encoded protein is MDLATLWIVSGSLASVGLLAGGHLGRRWARERRDAAELEAKRARGQHLARSLHPIIDPNVCIGSLSCLRACPEGDILGIVDGAAKLVHADHCIGHGRCAAECPVGAIRLVFGTAERGVDLPEVDAFFESSRPGVHVVGELGGMGLIKNAIQQGLQVAERLAETASRQAPVAVVGAGPAGIATALGLKARGVPFRLLEQGTMGGSIAHYPRKKVAMTEPVELPLVGRFGKRLISKEELLASWQRVLAKAGIPVEEGVKVTGLDGEDGRFELRTERGTVQASKVVLAVGRRGTPRRLGVPGEEQEKVLYGLLDPEAFDGNRVLVVGGGDSALEAAIQLATESSAEVTLSYRGAELARCREANRARLQELAAARRVRVLLGSQVTAIRPRQVVLEVGGRAATLENDFVVVNVGGELPVELLSKAGVALRRYHGEAPGQVHRPARPRPAAPGAAGARPAAGASRTAAGRRRRRAFHAAYALAGLVILAVLAWKGREYYPLARVERLRSPLHPSMKPAGPWGHGVGIAATLFMLSNFLYAVRKRWKRFAPLGSIRGWLDFHVFVGFMSPLVIAFHAAFQSNNLLATGTAGALCIVVGTGIVGRFIYGAVPSDGGKAVELADLLARFERSRAALGPLLQEAGAPARALLDRATAPVRAGSLALLFVRMPAESLLLRLRLLRVRGSFRGTGHHAEFRATLVALARLRWQIRFYASLKRLLRGWRVFHASLAGFLVLVIAAHIGVSLYLGYGLLHR
- the cysK gene encoding cysteine synthase A; translated protein: MRIADDVTKLIGNTPLVRLNRITDGARATVVAKLESFNPASSVKDRIGVAMIEAAERDGKIKPDTILLEPTSGNTGVGLAFAAAAKGYKLVLTMPDSMSLERRRLLAAFGAKLVLTPGAEGMKGAIAKAQALAAEDPRHLILQQFENPANPEIHRRTTAEEIWRDTDGKVDIVVAGTGTGGTLTGVAQVLKARKPSLRIVAAEPADSPVISGGKPGPHKIQGWGPGFVPKVLDTSLIDEVITVQNADAGDFGRRLTREEGILSGISCGGAAWAARELARRPENAGKLIVVVLPDTGERYLTTWLFEEAPAA
- a CDS encoding sterol desaturase family protein, which translates into the protein MTQASRSELRAELLSRIPRHYSPWVHLLFPTVAGLAIAAFALSRIAGLGAWQVAAVPAFLVFGNAVEWTAHRGMLHRRLRFAEVFYVRHTPQHHAVYVADDMALRDWRELKLVLLPAYGLLAILAVTSPLTLAFVWLRQPNLAALWVASVVLYVLSYEWLHLAYHLPQDRWLARTALVRTLRRHHQLHHAPHLMHRWNFNVTVPLWDWVRGTVYQAPAPGPRAAPQPTGAAGRAP